A stretch of Spirosoma oryzicola DNA encodes these proteins:
- a CDS encoding Rne/Rng family ribonuclease — translation MSNELVISSTQKGDRIALLQNKRLLEYHEEELDSSFTVGDLYLGTVKKLSSGLNAAFVDVGHEKDGFLHYQDLGPNINSFNKFVKDVIAKRVTTGKLSNMKLEPVIEKIGKIDKVLTKNAPILVQVVKEPISTKGPRLSCDISIAGRYLVLVPFSDGVNLSKKITDRAERSRLLRLMSSLKPQNFGVIVRTVAQDKDVEELDRDLQHSLAKWEQAIKTLADAKPRDRVLGEMNRASSILRDMLNESFESITVDTRESFDEIREYIHTIAPEKEKIVKLHSGKAKIFEALGLEKQLKSLFGRSVSLPGGGYLIIEHTEALHVIDVNSGNKSNSEEDQEATAISVNREAAKEIARQLRLRDMGGIIVIDFIDMKKAENKKLLQDIMRDEMKSDRSKFTILPLTKFGLMQITRQRVRPEMNIVTREVCPTCGGTGTIQASVLVTDVIENNLDYILTKQNERGISITMHPFLYAYYTKGFYSKQMQWYMKYKTWIKIVKDSSLGIVNFKFFNKSGEEIETGSGA, via the coding sequence GTGAGTAATGAATTAGTTATCAGTTCGACTCAGAAAGGTGATCGGATTGCACTCTTGCAAAACAAGAGATTGCTGGAATATCACGAAGAAGAGTTAGACAGCAGCTTCACCGTTGGCGATCTTTACTTAGGAACCGTCAAAAAGCTTTCATCAGGGCTCAATGCCGCTTTTGTGGATGTTGGGCACGAGAAAGATGGCTTTTTGCACTACCAGGACTTAGGACCGAATATTAATTCGTTTAATAAGTTTGTCAAAGATGTAATCGCCAAGCGCGTCACTACCGGCAAGCTCAGCAACATGAAGCTGGAGCCTGTTATCGAGAAGATTGGGAAGATCGATAAGGTACTGACAAAGAACGCTCCCATCCTGGTTCAGGTGGTCAAAGAACCCATCTCGACCAAAGGTCCACGCCTTTCCTGCGATATATCGATTGCGGGCCGTTATCTGGTCCTCGTGCCGTTTTCGGACGGAGTAAATTTATCCAAAAAGATTACAGACCGGGCCGAGCGGTCGCGGTTGCTACGACTGATGTCGTCGCTTAAACCGCAAAACTTCGGCGTCATTGTACGTACTGTTGCGCAGGACAAAGATGTTGAAGAGCTTGATCGCGACCTTCAGCATTCGCTCGCTAAATGGGAACAGGCAATTAAGACATTAGCCGACGCCAAACCCCGCGACCGGGTACTGGGTGAAATGAATCGAGCGTCGTCCATCCTGCGCGATATGCTCAATGAGTCGTTCGAAAGCATCACAGTTGATACCCGCGAATCGTTCGACGAGATCAGGGAGTACATTCATACGATTGCTCCCGAAAAAGAGAAAATTGTTAAACTTCATAGCGGCAAGGCAAAGATCTTTGAAGCGTTAGGGCTTGAGAAGCAGTTAAAATCTTTGTTTGGCCGTTCGGTAAGCTTGCCCGGTGGCGGCTATCTGATTATCGAACACACGGAAGCGCTGCACGTCATTGATGTCAACAGCGGTAATAAGTCGAATTCGGAAGAAGATCAGGAAGCAACCGCTATCAGTGTCAATCGTGAGGCAGCCAAAGAAATTGCCCGGCAACTTCGGTTACGGGACATGGGCGGGATTATCGTGATTGACTTTATCGACATGAAAAAAGCAGAAAATAAAAAGCTTCTGCAAGACATCATGCGCGATGAGATGAAGTCAGACCGCTCTAAGTTTACGATACTGCCTTTAACGAAGTTCGGGCTGATGCAGATCACGCGTCAGCGAGTACGGCCCGAAATGAACATTGTTACTCGCGAGGTTTGTCCAACTTGCGGAGGAACCGGCACGATCCAGGCAAGTGTGCTTGTCACCGACGTTATTGAAAATAACCTTGATTACATTTTGACCAAACAGAATGAGCGAGGGATTTCCATTACAATGCACCCATTTCTGTATGCCTACTATACCAAAGGCTTTTATTCCAAGCAAATGCAATGGTATATGAAGTACAAAACGTGGATCAAGATTGTAAAGGACAGCTCACTGGGCATTGTCAACTTCAAATTTTTCAATAAGTCAGGTGAGGAGATCGAAACAGGTAGCGGAGCTTAA
- a CDS encoding tetratricopeptide repeat protein, producing the protein MNKSVLFVVVLATALTAGLYTLPKVVVRNESKQLGESLPVNRTKQTPTSTQHGAAAGNEALEGAAAHEKPLSPEQQKQLTALRTQFLTASSAQKESAATKLIALFRDVTKYDSAAHYADLLATSQPTEQNMLQAGDQYFEAYTFAVDENKTAMLGQKTRDFYQKVLAKNPNLLAAKANMAMTYVNTDTPMQGIMLLRDVLKQDPTNELALFNLGLLSMRSGQYERAVERFRQILITNPASRKAQFYLGVSLAESGQKAEAKKVLAQVKTQEKDPQILAAVQEYEERLK; encoded by the coding sequence ATGAATAAGTCAGTACTGTTTGTTGTCGTGTTAGCTACCGCTTTAACCGCAGGGTTGTATACCTTGCCTAAGGTTGTCGTGCGCAATGAAAGCAAACAATTGGGTGAATCACTACCAGTAAACCGCACGAAGCAAACACCTACCTCGACTCAGCACGGGGCAGCTGCTGGCAACGAAGCCCTTGAGGGCGCAGCGGCTCATGAAAAGCCTCTTTCTCCAGAACAACAAAAGCAACTAACGGCGTTAAGGACTCAGTTTTTAACGGCGAGTTCGGCCCAGAAAGAATCGGCAGCAACAAAGTTAATTGCTCTGTTCCGGGACGTGACCAAGTATGATAGCGCAGCTCACTACGCTGATCTGCTAGCGACTAGTCAACCAACCGAACAGAATATGCTCCAAGCGGGCGATCAGTATTTTGAAGCTTACACGTTCGCTGTTGACGAGAACAAAACAGCAATGTTGGGTCAGAAGACCCGTGATTTTTACCAGAAAGTACTTGCAAAGAATCCGAACTTACTGGCGGCCAAAGCTAATATGGCGATGACCTACGTCAATACGGATACACCGATGCAAGGAATTATGCTTTTGCGCGATGTGCTGAAGCAAGATCCGACCAACGAGCTAGCCTTGTTCAACCTCGGCCTATTATCGATGCGGTCAGGTCAGTACGAGCGGGCTGTTGAACGGTTCCGTCAGATATTAATTACGAATCCGGCGAGTCGTAAAGCGCAGTTTTATCTGGGCGTCAGTCTAGCGGAATCGGGTCAGAAAGCGGAAGCTAAAAAAGTACTGGCTCAGGTAAAAACACAGGAGAAAGATCCACAAATTCTAGCCGCTGTTCAAGAATACGAAGAGCGGTTAAAATAA
- a CDS encoding HU family DNA-binding protein yields MTKADVIAEIADKTGIDKAEVTNTLETFFSVVKDSLAEGENIYVRGFGSFINKKRAKKVARNISKNTAMVIDEHYIPSFKPAKVFVEQVKTSDKAKVAAE; encoded by the coding sequence GTGACGAAAGCAGACGTAATTGCAGAGATCGCCGATAAGACCGGAATTGATAAGGCTGAGGTAACGAACACCCTTGAGACCTTCTTTTCGGTAGTTAAGGACTCGTTGGCCGAGGGAGAGAATATTTATGTGAGAGGGTTCGGCAGTTTCATCAACAAGAAAAGAGCCAAGAAAGTAGCCCGGAACATCTCGAAGAACACCGCTATGGTAATCGATGAGCATTATATTCCGAGCTTTAAGCCCGCCAAGGTTTTTGTTGAACAAGTAAAAACCAGCGACAAAGCCAAAGTTGCGGCTGAGTAA